A window of Apium graveolens cultivar Ventura chromosome 8, ASM990537v1, whole genome shotgun sequence contains these coding sequences:
- the LOC141680979 gene encoding uncharacterized protein LOC141680979: MEPGRTKEGAMNLSYPMLSRANYTVWAMKMMVNMQAHGVWEAVSPKNPKTTEVDEKMDKIALAAIYQSVPENILLSLADKGTAREAWEAIKVTCQGAERVKSAKVQTLKTEFESMAMKDSESIDDFSMKLAGIVTNIRALGEEVAESYVVKKLLRAVPSKFLQIASTIE, translated from the coding sequence ATGGAGCCCGGGAGAACAAAAGAAGGAGCGATGAATCTGAGCTACCCCATGCTGTCGCGAGCCAATTACACAGTGTGGGCTATGAAAATGATGGTGAACATGCAGGCCCATGGAGTTTGGGAGGCGGTGTCACCAAAGAATCCTAAAACTACGGAGGTAGACGAGAAGATGGATAAAATTGCATTGGCAGCAATTTACCAAAGTGTACCGGAGAATATACTCCTTTCCCTTGCAGATAAGGGAACTGCTAGAGAAGCCTGGGAGGCAATCAAGGTGACGTGCCAGGGAGCTGAGCGCGTTAAGTCAGCCAAGGTTCAAACCCTCAAGACAGAGTTCGAGTCCATGGCCATGAAAGACAGTGAGTCAATAGATGATTTCAGCATGAAATTGGCTGGAATAGTCACAAATATTCGAGCACTGGGAGAAGAGGTCGCAGAAAGCTATGTCGTGAAAAAGTTGTTGCGTGCGGTGCCGTCCAAATTCCTGCAAATAGCTTCCACTATAGAATAA